One window from the genome of Pieris rapae chromosome 8, ilPieRapa1.1, whole genome shotgun sequence encodes:
- the LOC110995666 gene encoding E3 ubiquitin-protein ligase rififylin encodes MPCESCSVQFSVFKRKRLCSECERYYCSGCLRRGGGTMCAPCRVLSTRPLFRQTIAHLKVRDLQCFLKHQNISTRGCVEKEELLSLCISHVNSSAYRRRGSRTGASPFSNTLKGITNNINEFITSTFDLRNTGHQPPHPDRSNCYNAAHSHTPTGNSEMNENIPDQRFTPTPGGERDVRLPFQPLAPVSRSASVETARVDTTDCFEIEDLEDFGWEFVTPPADPLPTDSAVLITDEEVTELRSAGGRSASDLDLSRGEPHSRPDTASLRDEPLHVTESTTNVASEKEPETARPVSLEQIRRASELEGLTVRQLKELLARNRVEYRGCLERADLLQRAKLLLAEHARCRAEVERLPLEECCKICWAAPLECVLLECGHIAACTDCAKRLPECPICRQYVVRAVRFFRS; translated from the exons atgccttgtgaaagTTGTTCTGTACAGTTCAGTGTATTTAAGAGAAAACGGCTATGCTCAGAATGCGAGCGATATTACTGCAGTGGATGTTTACGACGCGGAGGAGGAACTATGTGTGCTCCATGCCGAGTGCTATCCACCAGACCCTTGTTCCGACAGACCATAGCTCACCTGAAGGTGCGCGATCTGCAGTGCTTCCTTAAACATCAAAATATCTCGACCCGAGGCTGTGTCG agAAAGAAGAGCTATTGAGCTTATGCATCTCTCATGTAAACAGCTCAGCATACCGGCGACGAGGCTCTCGAACTGGGGCTAGCCCATTTAGCAACACACTGAAGGGTATCACCAATAATATCAACGAATTTATCACTTCTACATTTGATTTGCGAAATACAGGTCATCAACCACCACATCCCGATAGAA GCAACTGTTACAATGCAGCCCATTCTCACACTCCAACTGGAAACAGTGAGATGAATGAAAACATACCTGATCAACGATTTACACCTACTCCAG GTGGGGAACGCGACGTACGGCTACCATTCCAGCCACTGGCACCTGTCTCGCGCAGTGCTTCAGTCGAGACTGCTCGTGTGGACACCACCGATTGCTTTGAAATAGAGGACCTCGAAGACTTTGGCTGGGAATTTGTTACTCCACCAGCTGATCCTTTGCCTACAG ATTCAGCCGTTCTAATAACGGACGAAGAGGTGACGGAGCTGCGGTCGGCGGGAGGGCGCTCCGCCTCCGACCTGGACCTCTCCCGCGGCGAGCCCCACTCCCGACCCGATACGGCCAGTCTGCGCGACGAACCGCTGCACGTCACCG aatCGACGACAAATGTTGCATCGGAGAAAGAGCCGGAGACCGCTCGGCCGGTGAGCTTGGAACAGATCAGACGGGCGTCGGAGCTGGAAGGGCTGACGGTGCGCCAGCTGAAGGAGCTGCTGGCCAGAAACCGCGTCGAGTACCGGGGCTGCCTCGAGCGGGCCGATCTGCTGCAGCGCGCGAAGCTGCTGCTCGCCGAACACGCTCGGTGCCGCGCGGAGGTGGAGCGGCTGCCCCTGGAGGAGTGCTGCAAGATCTGCTGGGCGGCGCCGCTGGAGTGCGTGCTGCTGGAGTGCGGCCACATCGCCGCCTGCACGGATTGCGCCAAGCGCCTGCCCGAGTGCCCCATCTGCCGCCAGTACGTGGTGCGCGCCGTGCGCTTCTTCCGCTCCTGA
- the LOC110995667 gene encoding ester hydrolase C11orf54-like isoform X2 → MASIDYSKVSIEEKPLYTPSLEEVADVLSEGLRKTFEIVNVTVEDCPDLTREPFDLTTPGLSGDSKLVELGGPPYLTPRVRRDKVYDLAALLRHLGRDPALLAGAGAGPWPYLGVNCEGIINLSVREGAVTQGTRVVSVSPSGAAKGQASYVQRRLPPGETRTALLGNYLLSEGRPGRVLKVVAEKRIGPSNFITAIRETLKERYGDRAVGLGGAFLLAAGKVKHHVMPDFSASPLCSDEDVDRWLHYFEMTAPIMHLGTLVTGDLGLDLRVQHFHGYSAHGDGGHYHYDTTPLQVRYEGYFTLASSVIRVDRPSETHGIGRD, encoded by the exons ATGGCCTCGATCGACTACTCGAAGGTCTCCATCGAAGAGAAGCCGCTCTACACGCCTTCCTTGGAAGAGGTGGCCGACG TTTTATCTGAGGGCCTCAGGAAAACGTTCGAGATCGTGAACGTGACGGTCGAAGACTGCCCCGACCTCACCAGAGAGCCGTTCGACCTCACGACACCCG GACTGTCGGGCGACAGCAAACTGGTGGAGCTGGGCGGCCCGCCCTACCTGACGCCGCGGGTGCGCCGCGACAAGGTGTACGACTTGGCCGCTCTGCTGCGGCACCTCGGACGAGACCCGGCGCTCCTGGCCGGGGCCGGGGCCGGCCCGTGGCCGTATCTCGGCGTCAACTGCGAG GGCATCATTAACCTGTCGGTGCGGGAGGGCGCGGTGACGCAGGGCACACGCGTCGTTTCGGTGAGTCCGTCGGGCGCGGCCAAGGGCCAGGCCTCGTACGTGCAGCGGAGGCTGCCTCCCGGCGAGACCAGGACGGCGCTACTCGGGAACTATCTGCTCAGCGAGGGCCGGCCGGGCCGAGTTCTCAAAGTGGTGGCCGAGAAACGTATCGGTCCGTCGAACTTCATCACCGCCATTAGAGAAACTCTGAAGGAGCGGTACGGGGACCGAGCCGTCG GTCTGGGCGGGGCGTTCCTGCTCGCGGCGGGCAAGGTGAAACACCACGTGATGCCGGACTTCAGCGCTTCACCCCTCTGTTCCGACGAAGACGTGGACCGTTGGCTGCACTATTTCGAAATGACCGCGCCCATCATGCACTTGGGCACCCTCGTCACCGGCGACCTG GGCCTGGATCTGCGCGTTCAGCACTTCCACGGGTACAGTGCGCACGGCGACGGAGGCCACTACCACTACGACACCACTCCCCTGCAGGTGCGCTACGAGGGGTACTTCACCCTGGCCTCCTCCGTGATCAGAGTGGACCGGCCCTCGGAGACGCACGGCATCGGACGAGACTGA
- the LOC110995667 gene encoding ester hydrolase C11orf54-like isoform X1, giving the protein MTGTPLTWRGRWIVASAIFLVNHINVINAAALGDEVDMASIDYSKVSIEEKPLYTPSLEEVADVLSEGLRKTFEIVNVTVEDCPDLTREPFDLTTPGLSGDSKLVELGGPPYLTPRVRRDKVYDLAALLRHLGRDPALLAGAGAGPWPYLGVNCEGIINLSVREGAVTQGTRVVSVSPSGAAKGQASYVQRRLPPGETRTALLGNYLLSEGRPGRVLKVVAEKRIGPSNFITAIRETLKERYGDRAVGLGGAFLLAAGKVKHHVMPDFSASPLCSDEDVDRWLHYFEMTAPIMHLGTLVTGDLGLDLRVQHFHGYSAHGDGGHYHYDTTPLQVRYEGYFTLASSVIRVDRPSETHGIGRD; this is encoded by the exons ATGACCGGAACGCCGCTCACATGGCGCGGTCGGTGGATCGTAGCGAGTGCTATTTTCCTGGTCAATCACATTAACGTCATAAACGCCGCGGCCTTAGGCGACGAAGTCGA CATGGCCTCGATCGACTACTCGAAGGTCTCCATCGAAGAGAAGCCGCTCTACACGCCTTCCTTGGAAGAGGTGGCCGACG TTTTATCTGAGGGCCTCAGGAAAACGTTCGAGATCGTGAACGTGACGGTCGAAGACTGCCCCGACCTCACCAGAGAGCCGTTCGACCTCACGACACCCG GACTGTCGGGCGACAGCAAACTGGTGGAGCTGGGCGGCCCGCCCTACCTGACGCCGCGGGTGCGCCGCGACAAGGTGTACGACTTGGCCGCTCTGCTGCGGCACCTCGGACGAGACCCGGCGCTCCTGGCCGGGGCCGGGGCCGGCCCGTGGCCGTATCTCGGCGTCAACTGCGAG GGCATCATTAACCTGTCGGTGCGGGAGGGCGCGGTGACGCAGGGCACACGCGTCGTTTCGGTGAGTCCGTCGGGCGCGGCCAAGGGCCAGGCCTCGTACGTGCAGCGGAGGCTGCCTCCCGGCGAGACCAGGACGGCGCTACTCGGGAACTATCTGCTCAGCGAGGGCCGGCCGGGCCGAGTTCTCAAAGTGGTGGCCGAGAAACGTATCGGTCCGTCGAACTTCATCACCGCCATTAGAGAAACTCTGAAGGAGCGGTACGGGGACCGAGCCGTCG GTCTGGGCGGGGCGTTCCTGCTCGCGGCGGGCAAGGTGAAACACCACGTGATGCCGGACTTCAGCGCTTCACCCCTCTGTTCCGACGAAGACGTGGACCGTTGGCTGCACTATTTCGAAATGACCGCGCCCATCATGCACTTGGGCACCCTCGTCACCGGCGACCTG GGCCTGGATCTGCGCGTTCAGCACTTCCACGGGTACAGTGCGCACGGCGACGGAGGCCACTACCACTACGACACCACTCCCCTGCAGGTGCGCTACGAGGGGTACTTCACCCTGGCCTCCTCCGTGATCAGAGTGGACCGGCCCTCGGAGACGCACGGCATCGGACGAGACTGA